The Streptomyces noursei ATCC 11455 sequence CTTCCCTGCCGGCGGGCGAGCAGCGCAAGCGCCGTTCCCGGTGGATCGCGGCCGCGGTCTTGGGGGTGGCGGTGTGGCTGGTCAGTGGTGTGTTCGCGGTGGCGGCGTTGTTGGCGGTGGCGGTGGTCGGGGTGCCCTGGCTGCTGTCGCCGACGAGGTACGCGGGCACCCGGATCAAGCAGCTCGAAGGGCTGGGCGAGTGGTGCCAACGGTGCGCGAACGCACTGCAGTTGGGCATGGGGTTGGAGCAGGCCCTGGCCTCCACAAGGAAGAACCCCCCGAAGGGCCTGGAGGATCAGATCACGGATCTGGCTGACCGGCTGCAGGTGGGGTGGCGCCCGCAGGAGGCCCTGCGGCAGTTCGCCGCCGAGGTGAACGACGTCACGGCCGACAAGGTGGCGGCCGCACTGCTGCTGTCGGCAGCCAGTCGGGGACCGGGGCTGGCCCGGTCGTTGGAGGACATGGCCGAGTCGGTGCGAGAAGAAGTCGCACGCCGTCGGACGATCGAGGCGGACAGGGCCAAGCCGCGGACCACGGTCCGGTGGATGACGATCATGACGCTCGGCATAGTCGCCGCCGGGTTCCTGGTGCCCGACTACACGGCCCCGTACGGGAGCGTGCTGGGCCAGTTGGTGTTGGCGGGATTGGGCGGCGGGTTCGTCGCGGTGTTGGTGTGGATGCGGTCGTTGGCCGATCACCGGCCCGTGCCGCGTTTCCTGGTTGCTGATCCGCGCAGTCGTGTCCGTCAG is a genomic window containing:
- a CDS encoding type II secretion system F family protein gives rise to the protein MTLVWVMVCAMAVPAGLVGVVAGLVGTQQPPSVGWWRRWRADRVASLPAGEQRKRRSRWIAAAVLGVAVWLVSGVFAVAALLAVAVVGVPWLLSPTRYAGTRIKQLEGLGEWCQRCANALQLGMGLEQALASTRKNPPKGLEDQITDLADRLQVGWRPQEALRQFAAEVNDVTADKVAAALLLSAASRGPGLARSLEDMAESVREEVARRRTIEADRAKPRTTVRWMTIMTLGIVAAGFLVPDYTAPYGSVLGQLVLAGLGGGFVAVLVWMRSLADHRPVPRFLVADPRSRVRQMSTTGAVDAVGARVR